The Nocardioides sp. S-1144 genome includes a region encoding these proteins:
- the mtrA gene encoding MtrAB system response regulator MtrA, which produces MTESSNDLATNGRVLVVDDDAALAEMLSIVLRQEGFDSRTVSRGDRAMEAFRDYRPDVVLLDLMLPGRDGIDVCKEIRAESGVPIVMLTAKGDTVDIVVGLESGADDYVVKPFKPKELVARIRARVRRKETAGPEQADALAIGDLEIDVAGHAVSRAGEPIGLTPLEFDLLLCLARKPWQVFTREMLLEKVWGYRHAADTRLVNVHVQRLRSKVEHDPEHPEIVVTVRGVGYKAGKA; this is translated from the coding sequence ATGACCGAGTCGTCGAACGACCTCGCGACCAACGGTCGCGTGCTGGTCGTCGACGACGACGCGGCGCTGGCCGAGATGTTGTCGATCGTGCTGCGGCAGGAGGGTTTCGACTCCCGCACCGTCAGCCGGGGCGACCGCGCCATGGAGGCCTTCCGCGACTACCGGCCCGACGTGGTGCTGCTCGACCTGATGCTGCCGGGCCGCGACGGCATCGACGTCTGCAAGGAGATCCGCGCCGAGTCCGGCGTCCCGATCGTCATGCTCACCGCCAAGGGCGACACCGTCGACATCGTGGTGGGGCTCGAGTCCGGTGCCGACGACTACGTCGTCAAGCCGTTCAAGCCGAAGGAGCTGGTCGCGCGGATCCGGGCCCGCGTGCGCCGCAAGGAGACCGCCGGCCCCGAGCAGGCCGACGCCCTGGCCATCGGTGACCTCGAGATCGACGTCGCGGGCCACGCCGTGAGCCGGGCGGGCGAGCCGATCGGGCTGACCCCCCTCGAGTTCGACCTGCTCCTGTGCCTGGCGCGCAAGCCGTGGCAGGTCTTCACCCGCGAGATGCTGCTCGAGAAGGTGTGGGGCTACCGCCACGCCGCCGACACCCGCCTGGTCAACGTGCACGTGCAGCGCCTGAGGTCCAAGGTCGAGCACGACCCCGAGCACCCCGAGATCGTGGTGACCGTCCGCGGGGTCGGCTACAAGGCCGGCAAGGCCTAG
- a CDS encoding ComF family protein, translated as MTGLRDATLDLLLGGTCVGCGRPGRVLCPGCLEGLPVGARPCAPSSPPPGLAPAWAAARYEDVVREVVAGHKERRLLALTPVLGRLLAQAVVALLDDVLGTSVGASVGAGVVLVPVPSRAGVVRARGHDPTRAVVVRAARRLSADVVPLLRSRVGVVDQAGLDLEHRRANLAGSMACRAGPLRALARRDTPAHVVVCDDVLTTGSTAREAQRALEAVGVVVAGIACVAATPRRGPSSAPSQPPEVPPVGVTH; from the coding sequence GTGACCGGGCTGCGCGACGCCACCCTCGACCTGCTCCTGGGCGGCACCTGCGTCGGGTGCGGCCGGCCCGGCCGGGTGCTGTGCCCGGGCTGCCTCGAGGGGCTGCCCGTGGGCGCGCGGCCGTGCGCGCCGTCGTCCCCGCCGCCGGGCCTGGCCCCTGCCTGGGCCGCCGCCCGCTACGAGGACGTCGTCCGCGAGGTCGTCGCGGGGCACAAGGAGCGTCGTCTGCTCGCGCTCACCCCGGTGCTCGGGCGGCTCCTGGCGCAGGCGGTGGTGGCGCTGCTCGACGACGTCCTCGGCACGTCCGTCGGGGCGTCCGTGGGGGCCGGGGTGGTGCTGGTCCCGGTGCCGTCGCGGGCGGGCGTCGTCCGGGCCCGCGGCCACGACCCGACCCGGGCCGTCGTCGTCCGGGCCGCCCGCCGCCTGAGCGCCGACGTGGTCCCGCTGCTGCGCTCGCGGGTCGGCGTCGTCGACCAGGCCGGTCTCGACCTCGAGCACCGGCGCGCCAACCTCGCCGGCTCCATGGCCTGCCGCGCCGGTCCGCTGCGGGCGCTGGCCCGGCGCGACACGCCCGCGCACGTCGTGGTCTGCGACGACGTCCTCACCACCGGCAGCACCGCGCGCGAGGCCCAGCGCGCCCTCGAGGCGGTCGGGGTCGTCGTCGCCGGCATCGCGTGCGTGGCCGCCACCCCACGGCGCGGCCCGTCCTCAGCGCCTTCACAGCCACCGGAGGTTCCACCGGTCGGGGTGACCCACTAA
- a CDS encoding LpqB family beta-propeller domain-containing protein — protein MLAQLAWTLRQDPTIDAVRVTLGDQVLAGPGGQEEYRVSDADRFDPAGSPATDGLFGIRNGALAERDGNELVPVPGPFGTGQLALEGATVDIAGGSAAGVTADGRLLVVAPIVESEEDVALPVRRPLRGTELLRPTWDFAGRIWTVDRTSLGAVVQVVSNGRVRRLEVPGVSGRDVRSFLVSRDATRFVAVVREPGGDELRIGRVQVDDRGALAGVDRTEQIAVESGSGVRIRDIAWTSPTTIALLSPLDPGAIYDVRVVSVDGSPASSEPLAGPLTDRVLGLAGTPVTGLPTYGLTRSGLIDLSDRSTYGFVGDPATDIGYAG, from the coding sequence ATGCTCGCCCAGCTCGCCTGGACGCTGCGCCAGGACCCCACGATCGACGCGGTGCGCGTGACCCTCGGCGACCAGGTGCTGGCCGGTCCCGGCGGGCAGGAGGAGTACCGCGTCAGCGACGCCGACCGGTTCGACCCCGCCGGGTCCCCGGCGACCGACGGGCTCTTCGGCATCCGCAACGGGGCCCTGGCCGAGCGCGACGGCAACGAGCTGGTCCCGGTGCCCGGGCCGTTCGGCACCGGCCAGCTCGCGCTCGAGGGCGCCACGGTCGACATCGCCGGCGGGTCCGCCGCCGGGGTCACCGCCGACGGCCGCCTGCTGGTGGTCGCCCCGATCGTCGAGTCCGAGGAGGACGTCGCGCTCCCGGTGCGCCGGCCCCTGCGCGGCACCGAGCTCCTGCGTCCTACCTGGGACTTCGCCGGACGGATCTGGACCGTCGACCGCACCAGTCTCGGCGCGGTCGTCCAGGTCGTCAGCAACGGCCGGGTCCGCCGCCTCGAGGTGCCCGGGGTCAGCGGGCGCGACGTCCGGTCGTTCCTGGTGTCGCGCGACGCGACCCGGTTCGTCGCGGTCGTGCGCGAGCCGGGCGGCGACGAGCTGCGGATCGGCCGGGTCCAGGTCGACGACCGCGGCGCCCTCGCCGGCGTCGACCGCACCGAGCAGATCGCGGTCGAGTCGGGCTCCGGCGTCCGGATCCGCGACATCGCCTGGACCTCGCCGACCACGATCGCGCTGCTGAGCCCCCTCGACCCGGGCGCCATCTACGACGTCCGGGTGGTCAGCGTCGACGGGTCGCCGGCCAGCTCGGAGCCGCTGGCGGGCCCCCTCACCGACCGGGTGCTCGGGCTGGCCGGCACCCCGGTGACCGGCCTGCCCACCTACGGCCTCACCCGCAGCGGGCTGATCGACCTGAGCGACCGCAGCACCTACGGCTTCGTGGGCGACCCCGCGACCGACATCGGCTACGCCGGCTGA
- the mtrB gene encoding MtrAB system histidine kinase MtrB, with protein MRAPRVPSRLRRPPTFWRRSIQARVVASTLVLSAVVICAVGWYLLRQTRDGLLENRVDAVLAESASATRDAQGRLQAAPVGGTDAASQVQDLAREIIGRADTRGYQVVITGPVDAGVPLSDAVATYSAGLDVVATLPTALLDRMSTVGAGPAWTYTEVISDRTGETDVISDQPEDGSVPGIVVASQLRLPADGRTYALYVVYPLAEEQETLGLVTQALLTAAVLLLVLVAGITWLVTRQVVTPVRLARQVAERLAAGRLQERLRVTGEDDLARLATSFNQMASNLQRQIRQLEELSRVQRRFVSDVSHELRTPLTTVRMAGDVLHDARSSFDPGTARAAELLQTELDRFETLLADLLEISRFDAGAAVLDLEDVNVGDVVRRVVDSTRALAEQRGVRIAVEDADRPCLAEADARRVERIVRNLVTNAIDHAAVGGRDPGIVIRLGVDEDASAVAVRDYGIGLEPGESAMVFNRFWRADPARARTSGGTGLGLSIALEDTHLHGGWLQAWGRPGRGAQFRLTLPRRSDHALRRSPLPLQPDDATDRDEVTA; from the coding sequence GTGCGCGCCCCGCGGGTGCCGTCCCGACTGCGGCGGCCGCCCACCTTCTGGCGGCGCTCCATCCAGGCCCGGGTGGTCGCGAGCACCCTGGTCCTCTCGGCCGTGGTGATCTGCGCGGTCGGGTGGTACCTCCTGCGCCAGACCCGCGACGGGCTGCTCGAGAACCGGGTGGACGCCGTGCTCGCCGAGTCGGCCTCGGCCACCCGCGACGCCCAGGGACGGCTGCAGGCCGCGCCCGTGGGTGGCACCGACGCCGCCAGCCAGGTGCAGGACCTGGCGCGCGAGATCATCGGGCGCGCCGACACCCGCGGCTACCAGGTCGTCATCACCGGCCCGGTCGACGCCGGGGTGCCGCTCAGCGACGCGGTCGCGACCTACAGCGCGGGCCTCGACGTCGTCGCCACCCTGCCGACCGCCCTGCTCGACCGGATGTCGACGGTCGGAGCCGGACCCGCCTGGACCTACACCGAGGTGATCTCGGACCGCACCGGCGAGACCGACGTCATCAGCGACCAGCCCGAGGACGGCTCCGTCCCCGGCATCGTGGTCGCCTCGCAGCTCCGGCTGCCCGCCGACGGCCGCACCTACGCCCTCTACGTCGTCTACCCGCTCGCGGAGGAGCAGGAGACGCTCGGCCTGGTGACCCAGGCCCTGCTGACCGCCGCCGTCCTGCTGCTGGTCCTGGTGGCCGGCATCACCTGGCTGGTCACCCGCCAGGTCGTGACGCCGGTCCGGCTCGCGCGTCAGGTCGCCGAGCGGCTGGCCGCCGGCCGGCTCCAGGAGCGCCTGCGGGTCACCGGCGAGGACGACCTCGCGCGGCTCGCGACGTCGTTCAACCAGATGGCCAGCAACCTGCAGCGCCAGATCCGCCAGCTCGAGGAGCTCAGCCGGGTGCAGCGCCGCTTCGTCTCCGACGTCTCCCACGAGCTGCGGACGCCGCTGACGACGGTGCGGATGGCCGGCGACGTCCTGCACGACGCGCGGTCGAGCTTCGACCCGGGCACGGCCCGCGCGGCCGAGCTCCTGCAGACCGAGCTGGACCGCTTCGAGACGCTGCTCGCCGACCTGCTCGAGATCAGCCGGTTCGACGCCGGCGCCGCGGTGCTCGACCTCGAGGACGTCAACGTCGGCGACGTCGTGCGCCGCGTCGTGGACTCGACAAGGGCCCTCGCCGAGCAGCGGGGGGTCCGCATCGCCGTCGAGGACGCCGACCGGCCCTGCCTGGCCGAGGCCGACGCCCGGCGGGTCGAGCGGATCGTGCGCAACCTGGTCACCAACGCCATCGACCACGCCGCCGTCGGGGGCCGCGACCCCGGCATCGTCATCCGGCTCGGCGTCGACGAGGACGCCTCGGCCGTCGCCGTCCGCGACTACGGCATCGGGCTGGAGCCGGGGGAGTCGGCGATGGTGTTCAACCGCTTCTGGCGCGCCGACCCGGCCCGCGCCCGGACCAGCGGTGGCACGGGGCTCGGGCTCTCGATCGCGCTGGAGGACACCCACCTGCACGGCGGCTGGCTCCAGGCCTGGGGCCGCCCCGGCCGCGGGGCCCAGTTCCGCCTGACCCTGCCCCGTCGCAGCGACCACGCCCTGCGCCGCAGCCCGCTCCCGCTCCAGCCCGACGACGCCACCGACCGCGACGAGGTGACCGCGTGA